Proteins found in one Zea mays cultivar B73 chromosome 1, Zm-B73-REFERENCE-NAM-5.0, whole genome shotgun sequence genomic segment:
- the LOC103643563 gene encoding uncharacterized protein, protein MTVYNKARLLIVALVLCQPTTPLTAREREEEQEHREQLGLGGWAAASPSRSICRLASIPMEVESAKCECCGLREDCTREYIAAVKAGFGGRWLCGLCTEAVRDEVAAKKRGDLEGALRDHMSFCAKFGKKGPAFRVADGMRQMLRRRSSDISASAAAAAASSSAAAS, encoded by the coding sequence ATGACTGTATATAACAAAGCGAGGCTTCTCATTGTTGCCCTTGTGTTGTGCCAGCCTACCACCCCACTCACTGCCAGGgagagagaggaagaacaagagcaCCGCGAGCAGCTCGGTCTGGGCGGCTGGGCTGCGGCATCGCCGTCGCGGTCGATCTGCCGTCTTGCAAGCATCCCGATGGAGGTGGAGTCGGCCAAGTGCGAGTGCTGCGGCCTGCGCGAGGACTGCACCCGGGAGTACATCGCCGCCGTCAAGGCGGGCTTCGGCGGCCGCTGGCTCTGCGGGCTGTGCACGGAGGCCGTGCGCGACGAGGTGGCCGCCAAGAAGCGGGGCGACCTGGAGGGCGCCCTCAGGGACCACATGTCCTTCTGCGCCAAGTTCGGCAAGAAGGGCCCCGCGTTCCGCGTTGCCGACGGCATGCGCCAGATGCTGCGCAGGCGATCCAGCGACATCTCCgcatccgccgccgccgccgctgcctcctccTCCGCAGCCGCCTCATGA
- the LOC103643564 gene encoding uncharacterized protein isoform X1, with product MREEHERAWKHYGCTLMSDGWSDRRGRHLINFLVNSPEGTYFLESVDASSEVHDAYMLADLLEKKVDEIGRDKVVQVVTDNGANYKAAGKLLMDRIPTLFWSPCAAHCLDLMLEDIGNLKEFKKPIARARRVTTFIYRHGRILAAMREKTGGADLVRPAATRFATSFLTLKSLYKHKDALKALFASTAWTDNRLSKTSAGLDVYNIVFSTQFWNSVEDCLRASGPLLIVLRVVDGDERPAMPEVQALMKCAKEKINQSFAVQSKKNLLKKIITIIERRWEKQMDHPLYGSAMYLNPGKLHPLIRNDDDATVGQLRGCFLDVLARMVDDEETRDKINSQAMDYEFLRGAAFSNKMAKDNLQTMTPRKCLWLLLVYYLLVVASSLLNCCDVIAVEWWRSYGGRAIELQRFARRLVSLCASSSGCERNWSTFEFIHTKKRNRLLHKRLNSIVFISYNRKMKARFQKLRQKKGKNFDPLVHEDFNWDNEWADSLHVVPEGGRGCECDLTWDLVDNAIGASQALRGRNLPRRAHNVYSRRNSVAAQNMSEAEEEDEDEEDVPHDDAEITDCEDESNGGNDGEEGEAPNIPGEFDDDF from the exons ATGAGGGAGGAACATGAGCGTGCATGGAAACACTATGGTTGCACACTCATGTCTGATGGATGGTCTGATAGGAGGGGACGCCATCTCATTAACTTCTTAGTGAACAGCCCAGAGGGCACTTACTTTTTAGAGTCCGTTGATGCATCTAGTGAAGTACATGATGCATACATGCTTGCTGATTTGCTTGAGAAAAAAGTTGATGAGATTGGGAGAGACAAGGTTGTACAAGTTGTTACTGATAATGGTGCCAATTACAAAGCTGCAGGCAAGCTTCTAATGGATAGGATTCCTACATTATTTTGGAGTCCATGTGCTGCACATTGCTTGGACCTAATGTTGGAGGACATAGGAAACTTGAAGGAATTCAAGAAACCAATTGCACGTGCAAGGCGTGTGACAACTTTCATATACCGACATGGGAGAATTCTTGCTGCCATGAGAGAGAAAACTGGTGGGGCTGATCTTGTGAGGCCTGCCGCCACTCGTTTTGCTACTTCCTTTCTCACATTGAAGAGCTTGTACAAGCACAAGGATGCTTTGAAGGCTTTATTTGCAAGCACAGCTTGGACTGATAACAGGTTGTCAAAGACAAGTGCTGGATTGGATGTGTATAACATTGTCTTCTCCACACAGTTTTGGAATTCAGTAGAAGATTGCCTTAGAGCTTCAGGGCCACTACTTATTGTACTTAGGGTGGTAGATGGAGATGAGAGGCCAGCTATGCCAGAGGTCCAAGCATTGATGAAATGTGCAAAGGAAAAGATCAATCAAAGCTTTGCTGTCCAAAGCAAGAAGAATTTActcaagaaaatcataactataaTTGAACGACGTTGGGAGAAACAGATGGATCACCCATTGTATGGGTCTGCAATGTATTTGAACCCAGGAAAGCTGCATCCTCTCATAAGAAATGATGATGATGCTACTGTTGGTCAGCTAAGAGGTTGCTTTCTTGATGTGCTTGCAAGAATGGTAGATGATGAGGAAACTAGAGACAAGATCAATTCTCAAGCAATGGATTACGAGTTTCTTAGAGGAGCAGCTTTTTCAAATAAGATGGCCAAAGATAACCTACAAACTATGACCCCACGTAAGTGTTTGTGGCTGTTACTAGTTTACTACTTACTAGTTGTTGCTAGTAGCTTGCTAAATTGTTGTGATGTTATTGCAGTTGAGTGGTGGCGTTCGTATGGTGGTCGTGCTATTGAGTTACAGAGATTTGCTAGACGTTTGGTGAGTCTTTGTGCGTCTTCATCAGGTTGTGAACGCAATTGGAGTACCTTTGAATTT ATCCATACAAAGAAAAGAAATCGATTGTTACATAAGAGGTTGAATTCTATTGTCTTCATTTCCTACAACAGAAAGATGAAGGCTAGGTTCCAAAAACTACGCCAGAAGAAGGGGAAAAACTTTGATCCATTGGTTCATGAGGACTTCAACTGGGACAATGAGTGGGCTGATTCTTTGCATGTAGTCCCTGAAGGTGGGCGTGGGTGTGAGTGTGACCTTACATGGGACCTTGTGGATAATGCCATTGGAGCATCACAAGCACTTCGTGGCCGAAACTTACCAAGAAGGGCCCATAATGTGTATTCAAGAAGAAATTCTGTTGCTGCACAAAATATGTCAGAGGCTGAAGAGgaagatgaagatgaagaagatgttccacatGATGATGCAGAAATCACAGATTGTGAAGATGAATCTAATGGTGGCAATGATGGTGAAGAAGGGGAGGCACCCAATATCCCAGGAGAGTTTGATGATGATTTTTGA
- the LOC103643564 gene encoding uncharacterized protein isoform X2 produces MREEHERAWKHYGCTLMSDGWSDRRGRHLINFLVNSPEGTYFLESVDASSEVHDAYMLADLLEKKVDEIGRDKVVQVVTDNGANYKAAGKLLMDRIPTLFWSPCAAHCLDLMLEDIGNLKEFKKPIARARRVTTFIYRHGRILAAMREKTGGADLVRPAATRFATSFLTLKSLYKHKDALKALFASTAWTDNRLSKTSAGLDVYNIVFSTQFWNSVEDCLRASGPLLIVLRVVDGDERPAMPEVQALMKCAKEKINQSFAVQSKKNLLKKIITIIERRWEKQMDHPLYGSAMYLNPGKLHPLIRNDDDATVGQLRGCFLDVLARMVDDEETRDKINSQAMDYEFLRGAAFSNKMAKDNLQTMTPLEWWRSYGGRAIELQRFARRLVSLCASSSGCERNWSTFEFIHTKKRNRLLHKRLNSIVFISYNRKMKARFQKLRQKKGKNFDPLVHEDFNWDNEWADSLHVVPEGGRGCECDLTWDLVDNAIGASQALRGRNLPRRAHNVYSRRNSVAAQNMSEAEEEDEDEEDVPHDDAEITDCEDESNGGNDGEEGEAPNIPGEFDDDF; encoded by the exons ATGAGGGAGGAACATGAGCGTGCATGGAAACACTATGGTTGCACACTCATGTCTGATGGATGGTCTGATAGGAGGGGACGCCATCTCATTAACTTCTTAGTGAACAGCCCAGAGGGCACTTACTTTTTAGAGTCCGTTGATGCATCTAGTGAAGTACATGATGCATACATGCTTGCTGATTTGCTTGAGAAAAAAGTTGATGAGATTGGGAGAGACAAGGTTGTACAAGTTGTTACTGATAATGGTGCCAATTACAAAGCTGCAGGCAAGCTTCTAATGGATAGGATTCCTACATTATTTTGGAGTCCATGTGCTGCACATTGCTTGGACCTAATGTTGGAGGACATAGGAAACTTGAAGGAATTCAAGAAACCAATTGCACGTGCAAGGCGTGTGACAACTTTCATATACCGACATGGGAGAATTCTTGCTGCCATGAGAGAGAAAACTGGTGGGGCTGATCTTGTGAGGCCTGCCGCCACTCGTTTTGCTACTTCCTTTCTCACATTGAAGAGCTTGTACAAGCACAAGGATGCTTTGAAGGCTTTATTTGCAAGCACAGCTTGGACTGATAACAGGTTGTCAAAGACAAGTGCTGGATTGGATGTGTATAACATTGTCTTCTCCACACAGTTTTGGAATTCAGTAGAAGATTGCCTTAGAGCTTCAGGGCCACTACTTATTGTACTTAGGGTGGTAGATGGAGATGAGAGGCCAGCTATGCCAGAGGTCCAAGCATTGATGAAATGTGCAAAGGAAAAGATCAATCAAAGCTTTGCTGTCCAAAGCAAGAAGAATTTActcaagaaaatcataactataaTTGAACGACGTTGGGAGAAACAGATGGATCACCCATTGTATGGGTCTGCAATGTATTTGAACCCAGGAAAGCTGCATCCTCTCATAAGAAATGATGATGATGCTACTGTTGGTCAGCTAAGAGGTTGCTTTCTTGATGTGCTTGCAAGAATGGTAGATGATGAGGAAACTAGAGACAAGATCAATTCTCAAGCAATGGATTACGAGTTTCTTAGAGGAGCAGCTTTTTCAAATAAGATGGCCAAAGATAACCTACAAACTATGACCCCAC TTGAGTGGTGGCGTTCGTATGGTGGTCGTGCTATTGAGTTACAGAGATTTGCTAGACGTTTGGTGAGTCTTTGTGCGTCTTCATCAGGTTGTGAACGCAATTGGAGTACCTTTGAATTT ATCCATACAAAGAAAAGAAATCGATTGTTACATAAGAGGTTGAATTCTATTGTCTTCATTTCCTACAACAGAAAGATGAAGGCTAGGTTCCAAAAACTACGCCAGAAGAAGGGGAAAAACTTTGATCCATTGGTTCATGAGGACTTCAACTGGGACAATGAGTGGGCTGATTCTTTGCATGTAGTCCCTGAAGGTGGGCGTGGGTGTGAGTGTGACCTTACATGGGACCTTGTGGATAATGCCATTGGAGCATCACAAGCACTTCGTGGCCGAAACTTACCAAGAAGGGCCCATAATGTGTATTCAAGAAGAAATTCTGTTGCTGCACAAAATATGTCAGAGGCTGAAGAGgaagatgaagatgaagaagatgttccacatGATGATGCAGAAATCACAGATTGTGAAGATGAATCTAATGGTGGCAATGATGGTGAAGAAGGGGAGGCACCCAATATCCCAGGAGAGTTTGATGATGATTTTTGA
- the LOC100275555 gene encoding uncharacterized protein LOC100275555, translated as MEALVVFPEQHSHHHHRHPGTRSKSSGPYFSSPPNSRGFRGMNCRSFHSGRCVGAIPFPAPPARTYSSPEPKTPKQQPRHGGKRSRPISISLSTSPPSHSELWAGPAFSNSPPPSSLPIPKFSLRQKRSISLELPPVERPDDVVVRLHSKSAPSSPVEGYGYDFFNDDAIASAIATENLRRILQLDIADH; from the coding sequence ATGGAGGCTCTTGTGGTTTTCCCGGAGCAGCACAGCCACCACCATCACCGCCACCCTGGTACCCGCAGCAAGTCATCGGGTCCATACTTTTCATCACCGCCTAACTCTCGTGGCTTCCGTGGAATGAACTGCCGGTCTTTCCACTCTGGTCGTTGCGTCGGTGCTATTCCATTCCCAGCACCTCCTGCTCGCACCTACTCATCCCCAGAGCCCAAGACACCCAAGCAGCAACCACGCCATGGTGGCAAGCGAAGCCGGCCAATTTCCATAAGCCTCTCCACATCCCCTCCCTCCCATTCTGAGCTCTGGGCAGGTCCAGCATTCTCCAACTCTCCACCACCTAGTTCGCTTCCCATCCCCAAATTCTCGCTCCGCCAGAAGCGCAGCATCTCTCTCGAGCTGCCACCGGTTGAACGCCCTGATGATGTGGTGGTCAGGCTGCATTCTAAATCAGCACCTTCATCCCCAGTTGAGGGATATGGGTATGACTTCTTCAATGACGATGCAATCGCTAGTGCGATAGCAACGGAGAATCTGAGGAGGATTCTCCAGCTGGATATCGCAGATCATTGA